The segment CGCCACCTTTTTTCCCTCGTCCGGCGTAAAAAATGCGACTACGTCCCCGCATCTGATGCCCCTGTTAATGTAAGGTATAACGCAAAGCATGTCAAGATCCTTTAAAGTGGGATACATGCTCTTCCCTACGTACACCAGATTGTTTACAGGAACACCTAAATCTACACGTCCCCTGACCATATCCCCAAAACCCTTATATTAATGTAATTCTATTTTTATAAGTTATCTTTATTAGTATTAAAAAATTGCTATCTCTATCTCTTCCCAGAACCTTCCGGATATGCTTACCCGAAGTTTAAATAATGGGATCTCTTTTGCTATTTCGCATGAGTTATGGAATATCGCCTCATTCAGAGACCGTGCATCGTTTTTACTAAGATTTACCCAGTAACGGTGACATGCATCCATGGCCGACCTGTAGATAACGGAAGCCGCCGCCCCTTTCCCGACAGGAATGACTTCATCTTTCCTGGACTGTTCGAGTAAAAAGATGGCTTCTACGGGAAAATGACGGGAAACATCCCATGTGCCGGGGCTGTTTCGTTCCAGAAAATCGCTCCATGTGGGGAAAGGATGCGCATGATAACGCCCGCTGCCGGTATCCCTGACTATCAATACTTCCTCATCGCAGATCGTGTTCCATGGCGAAGGAATGCGGCGGCAGCATGTGGATTTACCGGTCTTCGAAGGGGCTGTGAGCAATACGCCTTTGCCGTTAAGCTCTACAAGGCCGGCGTGAAACGGAAGACATCCTGCCTTTAAGTTTTTATTATAGAAGAATGACAGGAAATTCGCGATAAGGATTATATCGGGCTCGTGATACTCTTCCTTATAATCAACAGCACATATTATGTCGGGTACGTCTTCATGCTGCCATATTTTTATTAGCCCGATCTGGCTGTAATTCCATCCGTTTCCGGGTAGATAGCAGGGTAATTCATCATATTTTTTTGGATCAAGACTATCTGATGTAAATTTTTCAAGATCATCGGTTATAAAATAGATATTAATGCCGTCCTCATCCGGACCGCATGCCTTTAGACGCATTATTGACGCGAATCTTTCCACCCAAGAGATGGTAGTTTTTGTAGGTATGATCCGCCAGGACCTGCCGTTACTTAATCGTAGAAGGAAAGATCTCATATCAATAAAAGCATTTAGCTTCCGAATGCCGCCTGGCCATTGGTACAGCCGCCAAGCCCGGTATTGCTTTGCCCGTTATCGCATCCGAAAGTCTTGTTAGCCTGTCCTACTCCGCATCCATCTGTCGTGTTATTCTGACCTGTGCTGCATCCTCCGGACGTATTAGTATTCCCGGTATTGCAGATGCCGCCTGGATTGCTTATGCCGTTATGGCAAAGAGAACCGCCGGACTGGCCGAGGACTACGTCACTGAACTTTATCAGCTGCGGCTTTTCGTAAACTAGCTTCCCCATAGGATAACCACGTCTATACCCTTATCTACCACACCACATCTTCTTTGAGGACAATGCATCAAAGGTAAGGTCTATTCAAATAATACTTACAACGCAGGCCGTATATAAATTTTGTTTAAATAAAGATGAAGATTAAACATTTTTAGTTCTTTTTGGGGTTTTATTTTAGGTTATTCTGTCCGGATGGCAGGTAGATACTAATTTCACAGAAACACGGAAACACTAAAATTTTTAAATGATTTTTTTAAGGCACGAAATCTCTAAGAACTTACTCACTAAACCTCTAAGGCTCTAGTATCACCGTCAACGCTCTAACACCTCTAACGCTCGGCTCAACGCACTAACCTCTCAAATTCACCAACGCTAAAACAAGACACGAACATTCTCCAAGGCACGAAAGTTTAATGGCCCGGTTGACGTTTCGTTTTATCGATGCCATCCTGGACTTTTTTCCTTTTTGTTAAATTGAAACCGAAACCGGGATATTGAATTTTCGTGCCTTGGGGAGGTTCGGGGTTTGTTTTAGCGTTAGTGTATTAGAGAATTTGGTGCGTTGAGTCGAGCGTTTGGGACGTTAGTGCGTTGACGGTGATACTAGAGCCTCAGAGATTTTGTGAGTGAATTTTTGGTGCCTTTGAGACCTTAAAATTATAAAAAAAATTGTGTTTCTGTGTTTCTGTGAGGTTAGTATCTACCTGCCATCCGACAGGTACAACCACAAAAACATCATCCCGAAAATGATAAAACTTTTCCAGGCATCATTTATCTGGTTTTACATAAATCCTTGACGCCGGGAATATGTCTCTATTCTTCGCTTCCTTACAGTACCAGAACGGGGCCCATATGCTCTTGCTCGAATAATAGTTCTGCGCTATGCAGCTTCCGAGGCATATGCTTTTCATAAGGCATTCGCCGCAGACACCTTCAAGCCGCGCGGGAAGCCCCTCGCGGAGTTCGCGAAGTATCGGCTCATTTGACCATACATCTTCAAGGCGATCTTTTCCGGCTTTCCCGAATGTCAGTTCAGGCACATGC is part of the Methanooceanicella nereidis genome and harbors:
- the scmC gene encoding SynChlorMet cassette protein ScmC; protein product: MRSFLLRLSNGRSWRIIPTKTTISWVERFASIMRLKACGPDEDGINIYFITDDLEKFTSDSLDPKKYDELPCYLPGNGWNYSQIGLIKIWQHEDVPDIICAVDYKEEYHEPDIILIANFLSFFYNKNLKAGCLPFHAGLVELNGKGVLLTAPSKTGKSTCCRRIPSPWNTICDEEVLIVRDTGSGRYHAHPFPTWSDFLERNSPGTWDVSRHFPVEAIFLLEQSRKDEVIPVGKGAAASVIYRSAMDACHRYWVNLSKNDARSLNEAIFHNSCEIAKEIPLFKLRVSISGRFWEEIEIAIF